One part of the Salvia splendens isolate huo1 unplaced genomic scaffold, SspV2 ctg759, whole genome shotgun sequence genome encodes these proteins:
- the LOC121791263 gene encoding uncharacterized protein LOC121791263 translates to MASTSALFMAAPVAQNRHLPPSAFLKPLPVIRPSKMSAKPAVGKFQVRASLKEKVVTGLTAAALTASMIAPDAAEAAVSPSLKNFLLSIAYGGVVAVAIVGAIVAVSNFDPVKRG, encoded by the coding sequence ATGGCCTCCACCTCCGCACTTTTCATGGCGGCGCCCGTGGCCCAAAACAGGCACCTGCCACCCTCCGCATTCCTGAAGCCGTTGCCGGTGATTAGgccgtcgaagatgtcggcgaAGCCAGCCGTGGGGAAGTTCCAAGTGAGGGCTTCACTGAAGGAGAAGGTGGTGACGGGGCTGACCGCGGCTGCGCTGACGGCTTCAATGATCGCCCCCGACGCGGCGGAGGCGGCCGTCAGTCCCTCTCTCAAGAACTTCCTCCTCAGCATTGCCTACGGCGGCGTTGTGGCGGTGGCCATCGTCGGTGCCATCGTCGCCGTCTCTAACTTCGATCCTGTCAAGCGGGGCTAG